Proteins encoded together in one Telopea speciosissima isolate NSW1024214 ecotype Mountain lineage chromosome 4, Tspe_v1, whole genome shotgun sequence window:
- the LOC122657798 gene encoding probable xyloglucan endotransglucosylase/hydrolase protein 23 has translation MISMASAPSKLPVMVLALVATSLMVASASNFYQDFEITWGDGRGKILNNSKILTLSLDKASGSGFQSKKEYMFGNIDMELKLVPGNSAGTVTAYYLSSKGATWDEIDFEFLGNLSGDPYTLHTNVFSQGKGNREQQFHLWFDPTADFHTYSILWNRQNIIFSVDGTPIREFKNKESIGVPFPKSQPMRIYSSLWNADDWATRGGLIKTDWNLAPFTASYRNFNAKASCVVSTSGSSSCSSKSASSASNNTAWLSQELDSGSQEKLKWVQKNYMIYNYCTDTKRFPQGLPRECAAANQH, from the exons ATGATTTCCATGGCTAGTGCTCCTTCTAAACTCCCTGTAATGGTGTTGGCATTAGTGGCTACCTCTTTAATGGTGGCCTCTGCTTCTAATTTCTACCAAGACTTTGAAATCACTTGGGGAGATGGCCGTGGTAAGATCCTCAACAATAGTAAGATTCTCACTTTGTCACTTGACAAGGCTTCTGGGTCTGGCTTTCAATCCAAGAAAGAGTATATGTTTGGGAATATTGATATGGAACTCAAACTTGTCCCTGGCAACTCTGCTGGAACCGTCACTGCCTATTAT TTATCTTCCAAGGGGGCAACATGGGATGAGATAGATTTTGAGTTCTTAGGGAACCTCAGTGGAGATCCTTACACTCTTCACACCAATGTGTTTAGCCAAGGCAAAGGCAACAGGGAGCAGCAGTTCCATCTCTGGTTCGACCCAACTGCAGATTTCCACACTTACTCCATCCTCTGGAATCGACAAAACATTAT TTTCTCTGTGGATGGAACTCCTATCAGAGAGTTCAAGAACAAGGAGTCAATTGGGGTTCCCTTTCCAAAGAGCCAACCAATGAGGATCTACTCCAGTCTATGGAACGCCGACGATTGGGCGACAAGAGGGGGGCTCATCAAGACTGATTGGAACCTAGCTCCATTCACTGCTTCTTACAGAAACTTCAATGCCAAAGCCAGCTGTGTTGTTTCTACTTCTGGGTCTTCTTCTTGCAGCTCCAAATCTGCCTCCTCTGCTTCAAACAACACTGCCTGGCTCTCCCAAGAGTTGGATTCAGGTAGCCAAGAGAAATTGAAATGGGTGCAGAAGAATTACATGATCTATAACTACTGCACTGATACTAAACGATTCCCTCAAGGCCTTCCTCGAGAGTGTGCTGCTGCCAATCAACACTAA
- the LOC122659244 gene encoding uncharacterized protein LOC122659244 — MTVTEYEKKFEELSRYAPHLVATDVDKIRLFESGLNDGIQRMVTTLELNTYAKVVRRALLYEGPAKGTQKSKSKWQGKQHFPAQGSKSMLYVFGNPAFVLFDSGSTHSFILYSFSTKLKILLKTLQTDLSILTPSGEIMVSDMIFESCMVQLEGRDLRVDLYLLDMQDFDIILGMDWQGCIGYLASVVDTEAKGSALEDIKVVRDFPDVFANDMTSLPVDRKIEYPLPRIEDLFDQLKGAKIFLKIDLLTGYHQLKIKEEVIPKIAFRTRYGHNKFLVMPFGLTNAPAAFMDLMNRVFHDYLDQFVIVFIDDILIYSRSKEKHEAHLKIVLQTLREK, encoded by the exons ATGACGGTGACAGAATATGAGAAGAAATTTGAGGAGTTGTCTCGTTATGCACCACACCTTGTGGCCACGGATGTTGACAAGATAAGATTATTTGAGAGTGGCCTTAATGATGGAATTCAGAGAATGGTGACAACTTTGGAACTTAACACATATGCTAAAGTTGTGAGGAGAGCCCTGTTATATGAAGGGCCAGCAAAAGGAACCCAGAAGTCGAAAAGCAAATGGCAAGGGAAGCAGCATTTCCCAGCACAGGGCAGCAAGA GTATGTTATATGTTTTTGGTAATCCTGCTTTTGTGTTGTTCGACTCTGGATCGACACACTCTTTCATCTTGTATAGTTTTTCTACTAAGTTGAAGATTTTACTGAAGACTTTACAAACTGATTTAAGTATTTTGACACCATCAGGGGAGATAATGGTTTCAGATATGATTTTTGAATCTTGTATGGTCCAACTAGAGGGTAGAGATCTTAGAGTAGATTTGTATTTATTGGATATGCAAGactttgatattattttggGTATGGACTG GCAAGGATGCATTGGTTACCTAGCTAGTGTTGTGGACACTGAGGCTAAGGGGTCAGCCCTTGAAGATATCAAGGTTGTTAGAGATTTCCCTGATGTTTTTGCAAATGATATGACTAGTTTACCTGTAGACAGGAAAATTGA GTATCCTCTACCCCGTATTGAGGACTTGTTTGATCAGTTAAAGGGAGCAAAGAtatttttgaagattgaccTCCTTACGGGATATCACCAACTGAAGATAAAGGAGGAGGTTATTCCCAAGATAGCTTTTAGGACTCGTTATGGGCACAATAAATTTTTAGtgatgccgttcgggttaaccaatgcaCCAGCAGCTTTCATGGACCTAATGAATAGAGTTTTTCATGACTATCTTGATCAGTTTGTCATCgtcttcattgatgatattCTGATTTACTCTAGAAGTAAGGAAAAGCATGAGGCACACTTGAAGATCGTACTCCAGACCTTGAGGGAGAAGTAA